The window AGAACAAAGCCATTTAAAATGACAACAGCCACAGAAAAAAACATACATTTAAATACAATTAAAGAAGCCATTGAAGACATTAAAAACGGAAAGGTAATTATTGTTGTTGATGATGAAGACAGAGAAAATGAAGGAGATTTTTTAGCCGCTGCAGAAATGGTTACACCAGAAATGGTAAACTTTATGGCTACACATGGACGTGGTTTAATTTGTACACCACTTACTGAAAGTAGATGTAAAGAATTAGAGTTGGGTATGATGGTAAACAACAATACAGACCCAATGGAAACTGCATTTACAGTTTCTGTAGATTTACGTGGAAAAGGAGTTACAACAGGTATTTCTGCATCAGATAGAGCTTTAACAATTAAAGCATTAGTAAACCCTGATACAAAACCATTTGACTTAGCAAGACCAGGACATATTTTTCCTTTAAGAGCAAAAGATGGTGGTGTTTTAAGAAGAACAGGGCATACTGAAGCTGCAATAGACTTTGCTCGTTTGGCTGGCTTACAACCTGCAGGAGTTATCGTAGAAATTATGAATGAAGACGGAACAATGGCTCGTTTACCTCAGCTGTTAAAAGTTGCTAAAAAATTCGATTTAAAAATTGTTTCTATTGAAGATTTAGTTGCTTACCGAATGGAACACGATTCTTTAATTGAGAAAAAAGAAGATTTTACCATTCAAACTCGTTTTGGAGATTTCCGCTTAAGAGCTTATCAACAAACAACTAATAATCAAGTCCATATAGCAT of the Tenacibaculum todarodis genome contains:
- the ribB gene encoding 3,4-dihydroxy-2-butanone-4-phosphate synthase → MTTATEKNIHLNTIKEAIEDIKNGKVIIVVDDEDRENEGDFLAAAEMVTPEMVNFMATHGRGLICTPLTESRCKELELGMMVNNNTDPMETAFTVSVDLRGKGVTTGISASDRALTIKALVNPDTKPFDLARPGHIFPLRAKDGGVLRRTGHTEAAIDFARLAGLQPAGVIVEIMNEDGTMARLPQLLKVAKKFDLKIVSIEDLVAYRMEHDSLIEKKEDFTIQTRFGDFRLRAYQQTTNNQVHIALTKGTWSTNEPVLTRVNSTLVNNDILGTLTNNADKKLDQMFKLINDEGKGAILFINQQVQSLNLLNRLSALKESQSKGELKAPSINLDNKDFGIGAQILHDLNLHKLRLVSNTQQTKRVGMIGYGLEIVDYVSY